Genomic DNA from Catellatospora sp. TT07R-123:
CCTGGCCATCGACGCCGACGCCAACCCGGAGACGATGCGGGCGTACAAGGTGATGTCGCTGCCGACGCTGCTGGTGTTCCGCGACGGCGAGCTGGCCGGCTCGCTGGTCGGGGCGCGCCCCAAGGCCGCGCTGCGGATCGCGTTGGCCAAGCTCGCCGGGATCGAGGAGAAGTAAAGAATATTTGACATGACCCGGGCGCGGCCCTACCTTCGGGGCATGGCCTTCGAGGAGAAGCGCGCCTGGATCATGATCGCCGTCACCGTCGCGGCGTACTCGGTCTACGTCGCGGTCGTCCTCGGCCGGGCGGGGCAGACCCCGCTGGCCGAGGTGCCCTACGCCGGGACGCTGCTGTGGTGTGTCGGGGCCGCGATCGTCGGCGCGATCGTGCTGTACATCGCCGCCGCGATCGCCTCCCCCGCCGACGCCGACCGCAAGGACCAGCGCGACCGGGAGATCCACCGGTTCGGCGAGTACACCGGGCAGTGGTTCGTGCTCGCGGGCGCGATCGCCGCCCTGGCCATGGCGATGCTGCGGGTGGACCAGTTCTGGATCGCCAACGGGATCTACCTGGCGTTCGTGCTGTCGTCGCTGCTCGCCTCGGTCGTGAAGATCGTGTCGTACCGGCGGGGCTTCCAGTCGTGGTGAAGCCGACCCGGGTGACCAACTCGATCCGGGCGCTGCGGTTCGCCCACGGCGAGATGACCCAGGCGGAGCTGGCCGACCGCGTCGGGGTCACCCGGCAGACCGTGATCGCCATCGAGCAGGGCCGCTATTCGCCGTCGCTGGAGATGGCATTTCAGATCGCCCGGGTATTCGGCGTCGGACTCGACGCGGTGTTCCAGTACCCGGACACGGATCAGCCCGGGTAGGGAACGTATCCCGACCCGGGCTGAGCAGCTGCGTCAGACGGAGCTGCGCCCGCGGACACCGGCGATCAGGGCCACGCCCAGGGCGGCCAGACCGACCTGGAAGACCAGCTCGATCCAGTCGATGCCGTCCGTGACGGCGACGCCGACGGCCTGCGCGATCGCGGTGCCGATGAGGGCGGCGACGATGCCGACCAGGATCGTCAGCCAGATCGGCATGCTCTGCCGGCCCGGCACGACCAGCCGGCCGAGAGCGCCGATCACGAGGCCGACGATGATTGCCGAGATGATTCCGGCGACAGTCATGACAGTGCTCCTAACGTGCGCGAAAGGGGTTGCTCCGCTGCTTTTGGACTGCCCCTTGCCGCGCCGCCGCAAACCTGTCTTTCCGGCGCACATTCCGTTCGGAATTCAGTGCGCGTATTCGCCCAGCCGGAAGAACTGGGTGATCTGATCGCGCTGCGGGCCCATCCCGAATCCGATGACCGGCACCCCGATCTCCCGCTCCACGAACGACCGGAACTCCAGCAGCTCCAGCGGCAGCTCGTCGGGGCGGGCGGCGTCGAGCTGCGCGGCGCTGAACGACGGCAGCACCCGGGTCGCGCCGTGCTCGGCGGTGGCCGGCACGCGCACCGGGATGCCGTTGAACATGGTCTCGCCGTACAGGGAAAGGCAGTCGACCTTGTTCAGGTAGACCACGTCGACCCCGACCGCGACGACCATCTCCCGCAGCTGCTCCAGGTCCAGGATGCCGATGCGGCGCGGACGGCCCGTGCCGGAGCCGTATTCGTGGGTGAGCATGCGCATGGCGATGCCCAGCTCCAGCTCGTCGGTCGAGGCGCGCAGCAGCTGTACGTCGAACTCGGCGTGCTCCTCGGCGCGGCCCCGGCCGGTGGAGACGGCCTGCGCGAAGTACGCCGCCGAGCGCTCCGCGCCCAGCTCGGACGGGAACGGCCCGTTGCCGACCCGGGACATGACCGCCTTGGCCACGCCGATGGTGTACCGGTGGAACCGCGGCGGAAGGTCCCCGCCGACGTAGGCGTACGCGGGGACGGTGTGGCTGGCGGTGACGTACGGCTGGTCGCCGTGCACGACGTCCAGCATCATCGACTGCGCGCCCTCGAACAGCACCCGCGCCCCGGCGCCGACCTGCTCGGCCAGCCAGGTGCGGCGCGGCTGGACGTATCCCCGCACCCGCTCCACGCAGGCGGCGAACGAGGTCAGGCGCTCCTCCAGGTCGCGGTGCGCCGCCGCGGTGTCGCCGCCGGACGCGGCCAGCTCGGCCTCGGCCGCGGCGCGCATCGCCGCGACCGTCCCGGCCGGGTCGGCGAGCACGTCGCGCAACTGAAGGTTGGTGCGGGCACCGCCGCGCATCCGGTATGCCCGGTCGGCGTAGCACGGGCCCATCCCGTTCTTGGTGGTGCCGATGCCCGCGCTGTTGCGCTCGTCGACGATGAGGTGCACCGGCTGCACCACGGCGGCGCGGTCGCTGACGTGCAGGCGGCCGGTGAGGTCCACGCCGTGCGCCGCGATCTGGTCCAGCTCGGCCACGAGCTTCCACAGGTTCACCGCGCAGCCGGAGCCGATGTAGAGCAGCGTGCCGGGCTGGAAGATCGCGCACGGCACCTGCTGGAGCACGACGCGGCCCTGAGGGGTGTCGATGGTGTGACCGGCGTTGGCGCCGCCGTTGAACCGGGCCACGATGTCGTAGTCGGGCGCGAGCAGGTCGATGATCTTCGCCTTGCCCTCGTCTCCGTACTGGAGTCCGACCAGGACATCAGCGTAGCCGCGGGTGGGGTGGACAACCGTCATGGCAGAGCTACCTCGTCTCGCTGGCGGGGTACGGGCTACCGGCCTCGTCGCCGACGCGCGAGCGGGGCGGCGGATACGGCAAATAACCCCTAACGGGGGTAATCCGCACCAGACCGTCGCGGGCGGCTTGGACGGTAGCAGGGGCCCATACGAGCGTCAACGACGCAGATCACCGCCGACCGCGCTCTCGCGTTGTCCTCTGCCGCCCCAGCAGGGAGCATGGACCTACGACCACCCCGCGCCCGAGCACCTGTGAGGACGAGATGGACTGGCTGCTGTCGCCGCCGACGCCGGAGGCCGGCAGCCTGCTGCGCCGGGAGATCGGCACCTACCTGGCCCGCCACGCCGACGACCCGGTGGCCGTGCCCGAGGCCGAGCTGACCGTCTCCGAGCTCATCATGAACGCCGTCGAGCACGCGGGCGGCCCGATCTGGGTGTCGGTCGACTGGCACCGGGTCCACCCCACGATCACCGTGCACGACCTCGGCCCGCTGTTCACCCCGGACCTGACCCCGCCGCTGGTCACCGCCGAACGCGGCCGCGGCATGTGGCTGGTGTCGCAGCTGGCCACCGACCTGGCCGTGGCGGCCAAGCGCGGCGGCGGCAAGCGGGTCAGCGCCACCCTGCCCGTGGCGCGGGCCGCCGAGAAGTCGTTCGACCCGCCCGCCCGGGTCACCGACCCGCTGCCCGCCGCGAGCGAGTCCGGCCCGGACGGGTTCGGGCGCGAGCCGTTCCTGCGCGCGCTGGTGGTCGAGCTGTCGCGGGCCGTCGAGGACGACGCGGGCCTGCAACGCGCGCAGGAGCTGGTCGCGCACGTGGGGGCGACCGTCGGCGGCCAGATGGAGGCCGAGTTCCGCGCCGCCCGGCAGATCGTGGGGCGGTTGACATCCGCCCAGCTGGCCGAGTGCTACGTCCGCCTCAAGGCCGCGATCGGCGGCGACTTCTACGTGATCGAGGTCAGCGACGACCGGATCGTGCTGGGCAACCGGAGCTGCCCGTTCGGCGACGCGGTCCGGCTGGCCCCCGCGCTGTGCCGGATGACCTCCAGCGTCTTCGGCGGCATCGGCGCCCGCAACCACGGCACCGCCACCGTGGAGCTGACCGAGCGCATCGCCGTCGGCGACCCGCAGTGCCGCGTCACGGTCCACCTGGGGCCGGACCCGGACGCCGAGGGCCACCGCTACCAGCGCTGAGCCACGGCAGCTCCGCGACCGCCGGTCAGCCCCAGGAACGCACCTCGGGCGCTTCCGCGCGGCCCAGCATCCAGGCCATCAGCCCGTGCCGGTCCGTACGGTCGGGCAGCTGCTCCAGCAGCTCCGGCAGCCAGCGCGCCACCAGCGCGTCGGGCCACTCCGCATAGCCGTAGCCCAGGCCCAGGTCGACGTGGTGCACCTCGACCTCGCGCCAGCGCGCGAACACCAGCCGGGTCGCCGGGATCTCGTTGACGTCCCCGGCCAGCACCGTACGCGCCCACACCTGCGGCGGGGCCGCCGCGAACGCGGCGTCCACGGCCTCGTCGGCGGCACGCAGGTCGGCGACGATCTCGGCGGCGGGCCGGGCGTGACCGGCCTCGATCTCGGCGGCGCGGCCGGCCTGGCCGCCCTCGTACTGCGTGACCAGCTCGCCGCGCTCGACCGCGCGCAGCCGCCGCAGCACACTGTCGGCGTTGCGGGCCAGATGCGTCAGCACGTGCCCGACCGTCCACCCCGGCAGCCGGCTGGGCTGGCGCACCACCAGGTCGTCGACGCGGTCGAGCGTGCGGTGCAGCCGCTCGTGCGCGGCACGGCAGGCGGCGAGATCAGCACTCAGGTCGGTCCCGGACACCCGGCCATCATCCCACCACCACCGCCCCAAGTCCCGCCGAGCCCACCCCAACCCCGCCAGATCGGCCAAGATCAGCCGAGTTGCCAGGCAGTCGGGCGTGTTCGGGGCCGAGATACGGCCGACTGCCCGGCAACTCGGCTGGGGTTTGGGTCCGGGGCGGGGGTCGGGGGTGGGCGGTAGGGTGCGGCGATGAGTGAGGATCTTGAGGGGTATCGGGTGATCGGCGGGACGGCCGGGAGTCCGGTGATCCTGCACGTGCCGCACGCGGCCACGGCGATCCCGGCGCGGGTACGGGCCGGCCTGCTGCTCGACGACGCCGAGCTGGCCGCCGAACTGGCGGCGATGACCGACGCGCACACCGACCTGATCGCCGCGTACGCCGCCGACGCCGCCCGGCTGCGCCCGTGGACGTTCGCCAACACGCTGTCGCGGCTGGTCGTGGACCCCGAGCGGTTCCCCGACGAGCGCGAGGCGATGGCCGCGGTGGGCATGGGGGCGGTCTACACCCGCACCAGCACCGGGGCACCGCTGCGCGCCGACGACCCGGCGGCCGCGAAGCTCCTGGTACGGCGCTATTTCGAGCCGTACGCGGCGGCGATGACGGAACTGGTCGACGCCCGGCTGACCGCGACGGGGCGGGCGGTCGTCGTCGACGTGCACTCCTACCCGCGACAGCGGCTGCCGTACGAGATCGGCGGCGCCCACCGGCCCGAGGTCTGCCTCGGCACCGACGGCACGCACACGCCGTCCTGGCTGGTCGAGGCGGCGCGGGCGGCGTTCGCGGACTACGACGTCGCCTTCGACAGCCCGTTCGCGGGCTGCTACGTCCCGCTCAAGCACTACGGGCAGGACTCCCGGGTGACCGCCCTGATGATCGAGCTGCGCCGCGACGTGTACTCCGCCGGGCCCGGCGGCCCGCCCACCGAGGGGCTGGCCGGGATCGGGGCGGCCCTGGCCCGCCTCGTGGACGCCTGCACGGCGTGACGACGTGTGCGGGCCGGTCCGGCGTCTCCCTGCCGGACCGGCCCGCACACGGAACGCGGCCCGCACCGCGTTCCACCCCCTACCGGAATCCGGCCCGACGGCCGGTCACCCGGAGTCACCTGTAGTCGAATGTGCCGGGGCGGGGCGGCCCTGAGGCCGTCCCGCCCCGGCGGTCATCAGCGTGGCGATCCGCCCGCGTAGTAGTCGCCGAGCCGGTCCCGGTAGCCGGCGTCGTCGCGCCGGTCCGGGTCGTACTCGGGCGCGTCCTTGATCTCGGCCTTGGTGCGGTCGACGAAGACCCGCTCGTCGGCGAAGTCGATGTTCTTGATGACTCCCGCCGGGAGCAGCACCTTGCTGCCGAAGATCCACGGACCGGTGTCGACCACGATGTAGCGCGAACCGACGGCGCCGGTCGCCTCATCGATCTTGCCGATACCGCCGTCGACCGCCTCCACGTGGAAGCCCGTGATCGATCGGTCGCCGCCGTCGTCGACAGGCTTGTAGTCGAGCGTCTCGCGGTAGCTCCACGGATCCCACATCGGGTTCATGGCCGTCATTCTGCTCGCCTCCCATGCTCGTGTTGGACTGATGTGCCGCCTTGATACCCGTTCGCGGCGATGCCTAACGTCGCGCGGCCGACTTTCCGCGGCGGACAACCACGTACGGCGCGGCGACCCGCACCTGGCCCGGCGCGGCAAGATCGCCGTTTTCGGTCAGGGAGTCGAGTCTGGCACCGCCAAATGTCCACAATCAGCGATCTTCAACCGGTATAACTTGCTTAGCCGGACGCTGACCGGCGCGGGATGACGAGAAGCCGCCACGGAGGGCACGTCCATGACCAAGTTGATCGACATAACCTTCGCGAGCATGCGC
This window encodes:
- a CDS encoding co-chaperone YbbN, giving the protein MLQPVLTAVTDATFAELVLAADRPVVLDFWAEWCPSCARISSSLTELADEFGDRLPILAIDADANPETMRAYKVMSLPTLLVFRDGELAGSLVGARPKAALRIALAKLAGIEEK
- a CDS encoding helix-turn-helix transcriptional regulator; its protein translation is MVKPTRVTNSIRALRFAHGEMTQAELADRVGVTRQTVIAIEQGRYSPSLEMAFQIARVFGVGLDAVFQYPDTDQPG
- a CDS encoding GlsB/YeaQ/YmgE family stress response membrane protein, with translation MTVAGIISAIIVGLVIGALGRLVVPGRQSMPIWLTILVGIVAALIGTAIAQAVGVAVTDGIDWIELVFQVGLAALGVALIAGVRGRSSV
- a CDS encoding adenylosuccinate synthetase: MTVVHPTRGYADVLVGLQYGDEGKAKIIDLLAPDYDIVARFNGGANAGHTIDTPQGRVVLQQVPCAIFQPGTLLYIGSGCAVNLWKLVAELDQIAAHGVDLTGRLHVSDRAAVVQPVHLIVDERNSAGIGTTKNGMGPCYADRAYRMRGGARTNLQLRDVLADPAGTVAAMRAAAEAELAASGGDTAAAHRDLEERLTSFAACVERVRGYVQPRRTWLAEQVGAGARVLFEGAQSMMLDVVHGDQPYVTASHTVPAYAYVGGDLPPRFHRYTIGVAKAVMSRVGNGPFPSELGAERSAAYFAQAVSTGRGRAEEHAEFDVQLLRASTDELELGIAMRMLTHEYGSGTGRPRRIGILDLEQLREMVVAVGVDVVYLNKVDCLSLYGETMFNGIPVRVPATAEHGATRVLPSFSAAQLDAARPDELPLELLEFRSFVEREIGVPVIGFGMGPQRDQITQFFRLGEYAH
- a CDS encoding methanogen output domain 1-containing protein yields the protein MDWLLSPPTPEAGSLLRREIGTYLARHADDPVAVPEAELTVSELIMNAVEHAGGPIWVSVDWHRVHPTITVHDLGPLFTPDLTPPLVTAERGRGMWLVSQLATDLAVAAKRGGGKRVSATLPVARAAEKSFDPPARVTDPLPAASESGPDGFGREPFLRALVVELSRAVEDDAGLQRAQELVAHVGATVGGQMEAEFRAARQIVGRLTSAQLAECYVRLKAAIGGDFYVIEVSDDRIVLGNRSCPFGDAVRLAPALCRMTSSVFGGIGARNHGTATVELTERIAVGDPQCRVTVHLGPDPDAEGHRYQR
- a CDS encoding maleylpyruvate isomerase N-terminal domain-containing protein, which produces MSGTDLSADLAACRAAHERLHRTLDRVDDLVVRQPSRLPGWTVGHVLTHLARNADSVLRRLRAVERGELVTQYEGGQAGRAAEIEAGHARPAAEIVADLRAADEAVDAAFAAAPPQVWARTVLAGDVNEIPATRLVFARWREVEVHHVDLGLGYGYAEWPDALVARWLPELLEQLPDRTDRHGLMAWMLGRAEAPEVRSWG
- a CDS encoding N-formylglutamate amidohydrolase, producing the protein MSEDLEGYRVIGGTAGSPVILHVPHAATAIPARVRAGLLLDDAELAAELAAMTDAHTDLIAAYAADAARLRPWTFANTLSRLVVDPERFPDEREAMAAVGMGAVYTRTSTGAPLRADDPAAAKLLVRRYFEPYAAAMTELVDARLTATGRAVVVDVHSYPRQRLPYEIGGAHRPEVCLGTDGTHTPSWLVEAARAAFADYDVAFDSPFAGCYVPLKHYGQDSRVTALMIELRRDVYSAGPGGPPTEGLAGIGAALARLVDACTA
- a CDS encoding PRC-barrel domain containing protein; its protein translation is MNPMWDPWSYRETLDYKPVDDGGDRSITGFHVEAVDGGIGKIDEATGAVGSRYIVVDTGPWIFGSKVLLPAGVIKNIDFADERVFVDRTKAEIKDAPEYDPDRRDDAGYRDRLGDYYAGGSPR